In a single window of the Luteimonas viscosa genome:
- the thiL gene encoding thiamine-phosphate kinase codes for MEFDLIARIRDRAPGRADVVLGIGDDAALLQVPPGMQLVVAMDTLNAGVHFPVATAPADIGWKALAVNLSDLAAMGAQPAWCTLSLSLPEAGAAFVDGFLDGFLELAARHDVSLVGGDTTRGPLSVCVTMHGLVEPGRALRRAGAGVGDDVWVTGTPGDAAAALAALQAGAAVDRSLRARLDRPTPRVAAGRALAGVASACIDVSDGLLADLGHICAASGVGACIELDRLPASPALSRFKPDLRWPWQATGGDDYELCFTAPAAQRETVVDALAATGEIAATRIGRIDASTGVRAQCPDGTAWTPAMPGYRHF; via the coding sequence ATGGAATTCGACCTGATCGCCCGCATCCGCGACCGCGCGCCCGGCCGCGCCGACGTGGTGCTGGGCATCGGCGACGATGCGGCGCTGCTGCAGGTGCCGCCCGGCATGCAGCTCGTGGTCGCGATGGACACCCTCAACGCGGGCGTGCATTTCCCGGTCGCTACCGCGCCGGCCGACATCGGCTGGAAGGCGCTGGCGGTGAACCTGTCCGATCTCGCGGCGATGGGCGCGCAGCCCGCGTGGTGCACGTTGTCGCTGTCCCTGCCCGAGGCGGGCGCCGCCTTCGTCGACGGCTTCCTCGACGGTTTCCTGGAGCTGGCGGCACGCCACGACGTTTCGCTGGTGGGCGGCGACACCACGCGCGGACCGCTGTCGGTCTGCGTGACCATGCACGGCCTGGTCGAGCCGGGCCGCGCGCTGCGTCGCGCCGGCGCCGGCGTGGGCGACGACGTCTGGGTCACCGGCACGCCCGGCGATGCGGCCGCCGCGCTCGCGGCGTTGCAGGCCGGCGCCGCCGTCGATCGGTCGCTGCGCGCGCGCCTCGACCGGCCGACGCCCCGCGTCGCGGCCGGACGCGCGCTGGCCGGCGTCGCCAGCGCCTGCATCGACGTGTCCGACGGCCTGCTGGCCGACCTCGGCCACATCTGCGCCGCCAGCGGCGTCGGCGCGTGCATCGAGCTGGATCGCTTGCCTGCCTCGCCCGCGCTGTCGCGGTTCAAGCCCGACCTGCGCTGGCCCTGGCAGGCGACGGGCGGCGACGATTACGAGTTGTGCTTCACCGCGCCAGCCGCGCAGCGCGAGACCGTGGTGGACGCGCTTGCCGCGACGGGAGAGATCGCGGCCACCCGCATCGGCCGGATCGACGCCTCGACCGGCGTGCGCGCCCAATGCCCCGACGGCACCGCCTGGACACCCGCGATGCCGGGCTACCGCCACTTCTGA